A DNA window from Megalobrama amblycephala isolate DHTTF-2021 linkage group LG11, ASM1881202v1, whole genome shotgun sequence contains the following coding sequences:
- the eef1db gene encoding eukaryotic translation elongation factor 1 delta b (guanine nucleotide exchange protein) isoform X2, producing MRNRSHRNSLNQSGSSERQPDRTTASAEGCLSSAALEGLRSEYSTVWFDRGTYERAESLYYLRLLQQQNGTTAPASSSASSRKQETCRHGEQEACHHVVQAVWVNKPNFDQAESKFVGRFPNQPSTPRSLQLQPNSQTPCDEGYQSQTPTPPTPASRPINGLPCLPPSPMGVWLQKPLFDKAEASFYQNLYSPQRNPETSSEESSSKRRNNGVSAQKKPVVCDRRDSDDVSTNQGAALRYFLHADSERVWLDRGRYVEAETRFYEEAAARSAKTSINHSSRKQKMTAADCLAQERIWFDKPRYDEAERRFYEQMNGPTQPRQDTGANSILQDIARARENIQKSLAGSGGGSAADYGELAARMKNLELENQSLHKVVEELRSALSKMESRVSALEKRSTAPTVNGTGPAAPQKASSAPVKDEDEDEDDIDLFGSDEEVDEEAERLKEQRLQEYAAKKAKKPALIAKSSILLDVKPWDDETDMAKLEECVRSVQVDGLLWGASKLVPVGYGIKKLQINCVVEDDKVGTDFLEEEITKFEDYVQSVDVAAFNKI from the exons ATGCGCAACAGAAGCCACCGGAATTCTTTGAATCAGTCCGGTTCTTCCGAACGCCAGCCGGACCGAACCACTGCCAGCGCTGAGGGGTGTTTGTCCAGCGCGGCTCTTGAAGGTTTGAGATCGGAGTATTCGACTGTCTGGTTCGACCGCGGCACGTACGAGAGAGCGGAGAGCCTTTACTACCTACGACTCTTGCAGCAGCAAAATGGCACGACTGCTCCTGCGAGCTCTTCCGCTTCCTCCCGAAAGCAAGAAACCTGCCGCCATGGAGAGCAAGAGGCTTGTCACCATGTTGTTCAGGCCGTGTGGGTGAACAAACCCAACTTTGACCAAGCTGAGAGCAAGTTTGTGGGCCGCTTTCCCAATCAACCATCGACCCCAAGATCCCTCCAACTGCAGCCGAACAGCCAGACGCCCTGCGACGAAGGCTATCAATCACAAACCCCGACCCCGCCCACACCTGCTTCAAGGCCAATCAACGGCCTTCCTTGCCTGCCGCCATCCCCAATGGGGGTGTGGCTACAGAAACCTCTTTTCGATAAAGCTGAGGCGTCTTTCTATCAGAACTTGTACTCGCCACAGAGAAACCCGGAAACCAGCAGCGAAGAATCAAGCTCCAAACGCCGAAATAACGGCGTTTCTGCGCAAAAGAAGCCTGTGGTTTGCGATCGGCGGGATTCTGATGATGTCAGCACCAATCAAGGAGCGGCGCTGCGCTATTTCCTGCATGCCGACAGCGAGAGGGTGTGGCTAGATCGCGGTCGCTATGTGGAGGCGGAGACTCGTTTCTATGAAGAAGCCGCGGCGAGATCCGCCAAAACATCTATAAACCATTCTAGCCGGAAGCAGAA gaTGACTGCAGCGGACTGTTTGGCGCAGGAGAGGATCTGGTTCGATAAGCCGCGTTACGATGAAGCAGAAAGGCGTTTTTACGAGCAGATGAATGGACCTACGCAACCCAGACAG GACACTGGAGCTAACAGTATTCTTCAGGACATCGCTAGAGCACGAGAAAACATACAGAAATCTCTGGCTGGG agCGGCGGAGGCAGCGCTGCTGATTACGGGGAGCTCGCCGCACGCATGAAGAACCTGGAACTAGAGAACCAGAGTCTACacaaag TGGTGGAGGAGCTGCGTTCTGCTCTCAGTAAGATGGAGAGTCGAGTGTCAGCGCTGGAGAAGCGGTCAACAGCACCGACCGTTAACGGCACCGGTCCCGCCGCTCCCCAGAAAGCCTCGTCAGCTCCAGTGAAggatgaggatgaagatgagGATGACATTGACCTGTTTGGCAGTGATGAAGAGGTGGACGAGGAGGCTGAAAGACTGAAAGAGCAGCGGCTGCAAGAATATGCCGCGAAAAAGGCCAAAAAACCCGCCCTCATCGCAAAATCATCCATCCTATTAGACGTCAAACCT TGGGACGATGAGACGGACATGGCGAAGCTGGAGGAGTGTGTGCGGTCGGTGCAGGTGGATGGGCTGCTGTGGGGGGCGTCCAAACTGGTTCCTGTGGGTTACGGCATCAAGAAACTGCAGATAAACTGTGTGGTGGAGGACGACAAGGTGGGAACAGACTTCCTGGAGGAGGAGATCACCAAGTTCGAGGACTAC GTTCAGAGCGTGGATGTCGCGGCGTTCAACAAgatctaa
- the eef1db gene encoding eukaryotic translation elongation factor 1 delta b (guanine nucleotide exchange protein) isoform X1, whose protein sequence is MRNRSHRNSLNQSGSSERQPDRTTASAEGCLSSAALEGLRSEYSTVWFDRGTYERAESLYYLRLLQQQNGTTAPASSSASSRKQETCRHGEQEACHHVVQAVWVNKPNFDQAESKFVGRFPNQPSTPRSLQLQPNSQTPCDEGYQSQTPTPPTPASRPINGLPCLPPSPMGVWLQKPLFDKAEASFYQNLYSPQRNPETSSEESSSKRRNNGVSAQKKPVVCDRRDSDDVSTNQGAALRYFLHADSERVWLDRGRYVEAETRFYEEAAARSAKTSINHSSRKQKMTAADCLAQERIWFDKPRYDEAERRFYEQMNGPTQPRQDTGANSILQDIARARENIQKSLAGLKTTLQPSRGSAPKISNPSHRSSSSGGGSAADYGELAARMKNLELENQSLHKVVEELRSALSKMESRVSALEKRSTAPTVNGTGPAAPQKASSAPVKDEDEDEDDIDLFGSDEEVDEEAERLKEQRLQEYAAKKAKKPALIAKSSILLDVKPWDDETDMAKLEECVRSVQVDGLLWGASKLVPVGYGIKKLQINCVVEDDKVGTDFLEEEITKFEDYVQSVDVAAFNKI, encoded by the exons ATGCGCAACAGAAGCCACCGGAATTCTTTGAATCAGTCCGGTTCTTCCGAACGCCAGCCGGACCGAACCACTGCCAGCGCTGAGGGGTGTTTGTCCAGCGCGGCTCTTGAAGGTTTGAGATCGGAGTATTCGACTGTCTGGTTCGACCGCGGCACGTACGAGAGAGCGGAGAGCCTTTACTACCTACGACTCTTGCAGCAGCAAAATGGCACGACTGCTCCTGCGAGCTCTTCCGCTTCCTCCCGAAAGCAAGAAACCTGCCGCCATGGAGAGCAAGAGGCTTGTCACCATGTTGTTCAGGCCGTGTGGGTGAACAAACCCAACTTTGACCAAGCTGAGAGCAAGTTTGTGGGCCGCTTTCCCAATCAACCATCGACCCCAAGATCCCTCCAACTGCAGCCGAACAGCCAGACGCCCTGCGACGAAGGCTATCAATCACAAACCCCGACCCCGCCCACACCTGCTTCAAGGCCAATCAACGGCCTTCCTTGCCTGCCGCCATCCCCAATGGGGGTGTGGCTACAGAAACCTCTTTTCGATAAAGCTGAGGCGTCTTTCTATCAGAACTTGTACTCGCCACAGAGAAACCCGGAAACCAGCAGCGAAGAATCAAGCTCCAAACGCCGAAATAACGGCGTTTCTGCGCAAAAGAAGCCTGTGGTTTGCGATCGGCGGGATTCTGATGATGTCAGCACCAATCAAGGAGCGGCGCTGCGCTATTTCCTGCATGCCGACAGCGAGAGGGTGTGGCTAGATCGCGGTCGCTATGTGGAGGCGGAGACTCGTTTCTATGAAGAAGCCGCGGCGAGATCCGCCAAAACATCTATAAACCATTCTAGCCGGAAGCAGAA gaTGACTGCAGCGGACTGTTTGGCGCAGGAGAGGATCTGGTTCGATAAGCCGCGTTACGATGAAGCAGAAAGGCGTTTTTACGAGCAGATGAATGGACCTACGCAACCCAGACAG GACACTGGAGCTAACAGTATTCTTCAGGACATCGCTAGAGCACGAGAAAACATACAGAAATCTCTGGCTGGG CTGAAGACAACCTTGCAGCCAAGTAGAGGCTCCGCCCCTAAAATATCAAACCCCTCCCACCGCTCCTCttct agCGGCGGAGGCAGCGCTGCTGATTACGGGGAGCTCGCCGCACGCATGAAGAACCTGGAACTAGAGAACCAGAGTCTACacaaag TGGTGGAGGAGCTGCGTTCTGCTCTCAGTAAGATGGAGAGTCGAGTGTCAGCGCTGGAGAAGCGGTCAACAGCACCGACCGTTAACGGCACCGGTCCCGCCGCTCCCCAGAAAGCCTCGTCAGCTCCAGTGAAggatgaggatgaagatgagGATGACATTGACCTGTTTGGCAGTGATGAAGAGGTGGACGAGGAGGCTGAAAGACTGAAAGAGCAGCGGCTGCAAGAATATGCCGCGAAAAAGGCCAAAAAACCCGCCCTCATCGCAAAATCATCCATCCTATTAGACGTCAAACCT TGGGACGATGAGACGGACATGGCGAAGCTGGAGGAGTGTGTGCGGTCGGTGCAGGTGGATGGGCTGCTGTGGGGGGCGTCCAAACTGGTTCCTGTGGGTTACGGCATCAAGAAACTGCAGATAAACTGTGTGGTGGAGGACGACAAGGTGGGAACAGACTTCCTGGAGGAGGAGATCACCAAGTTCGAGGACTAC GTTCAGAGCGTGGATGTCGCGGCGTTCAACAAgatctaa
- the eef1db gene encoding eukaryotic translation elongation factor 1 delta b (guanine nucleotide exchange protein) isoform X3: MTAADCLAQERIWFDKPRYDEAERRFYEQMNGPTQPRQDTGANSILQDIARARENIQKSLAGLKTTLQPSRGSAPKISNPSHRSSSSGGGSAADYGELAARMKNLELENQSLHKVVEELRSALSKMESRVSALEKRSTAPTVNGTGPAAPQKASSAPVKDEDEDEDDIDLFGSDEEVDEEAERLKEQRLQEYAAKKAKKPALIAKSSILLDVKPWDDETDMAKLEECVRSVQVDGLLWGASKLVPVGYGIKKLQINCVVEDDKVGTDFLEEEITKFEDYVQSVDVAAFNKI, encoded by the exons aTGACTGCAGCGGACTGTTTGGCGCAGGAGAGGATCTGGTTCGATAAGCCGCGTTACGATGAAGCAGAAAGGCGTTTTTACGAGCAGATGAATGGACCTACGCAACCCAGACAG GACACTGGAGCTAACAGTATTCTTCAGGACATCGCTAGAGCACGAGAAAACATACAGAAATCTCTGGCTGGG CTGAAGACAACCTTGCAGCCAAGTAGAGGCTCCGCCCCTAAAATATCAAACCCCTCCCACCGCTCCTCttct agCGGCGGAGGCAGCGCTGCTGATTACGGGGAGCTCGCCGCACGCATGAAGAACCTGGAACTAGAGAACCAGAGTCTACacaaag TGGTGGAGGAGCTGCGTTCTGCTCTCAGTAAGATGGAGAGTCGAGTGTCAGCGCTGGAGAAGCGGTCAACAGCACCGACCGTTAACGGCACCGGTCCCGCCGCTCCCCAGAAAGCCTCGTCAGCTCCAGTGAAggatgaggatgaagatgagGATGACATTGACCTGTTTGGCAGTGATGAAGAGGTGGACGAGGAGGCTGAAAGACTGAAAGAGCAGCGGCTGCAAGAATATGCCGCGAAAAAGGCCAAAAAACCCGCCCTCATCGCAAAATCATCCATCCTATTAGACGTCAAACCT TGGGACGATGAGACGGACATGGCGAAGCTGGAGGAGTGTGTGCGGTCGGTGCAGGTGGATGGGCTGCTGTGGGGGGCGTCCAAACTGGTTCCTGTGGGTTACGGCATCAAGAAACTGCAGATAAACTGTGTGGTGGAGGACGACAAGGTGGGAACAGACTTCCTGGAGGAGGAGATCACCAAGTTCGAGGACTAC GTTCAGAGCGTGGATGTCGCGGCGTTCAACAAgatctaa
- the eef1db gene encoding eukaryotic translation elongation factor 1 delta b (guanine nucleotide exchange protein) isoform X4, whose protein sequence is MTAADCLAQERIWFDKPRYDEAERRFYEQMNGPTQPRQDTGANSILQDIARARENIQKSLAGSGGGSAADYGELAARMKNLELENQSLHKVVEELRSALSKMESRVSALEKRSTAPTVNGTGPAAPQKASSAPVKDEDEDEDDIDLFGSDEEVDEEAERLKEQRLQEYAAKKAKKPALIAKSSILLDVKPWDDETDMAKLEECVRSVQVDGLLWGASKLVPVGYGIKKLQINCVVEDDKVGTDFLEEEITKFEDYVQSVDVAAFNKI, encoded by the exons aTGACTGCAGCGGACTGTTTGGCGCAGGAGAGGATCTGGTTCGATAAGCCGCGTTACGATGAAGCAGAAAGGCGTTTTTACGAGCAGATGAATGGACCTACGCAACCCAGACAG GACACTGGAGCTAACAGTATTCTTCAGGACATCGCTAGAGCACGAGAAAACATACAGAAATCTCTGGCTGGG agCGGCGGAGGCAGCGCTGCTGATTACGGGGAGCTCGCCGCACGCATGAAGAACCTGGAACTAGAGAACCAGAGTCTACacaaag TGGTGGAGGAGCTGCGTTCTGCTCTCAGTAAGATGGAGAGTCGAGTGTCAGCGCTGGAGAAGCGGTCAACAGCACCGACCGTTAACGGCACCGGTCCCGCCGCTCCCCAGAAAGCCTCGTCAGCTCCAGTGAAggatgaggatgaagatgagGATGACATTGACCTGTTTGGCAGTGATGAAGAGGTGGACGAGGAGGCTGAAAGACTGAAAGAGCAGCGGCTGCAAGAATATGCCGCGAAAAAGGCCAAAAAACCCGCCCTCATCGCAAAATCATCCATCCTATTAGACGTCAAACCT TGGGACGATGAGACGGACATGGCGAAGCTGGAGGAGTGTGTGCGGTCGGTGCAGGTGGATGGGCTGCTGTGGGGGGCGTCCAAACTGGTTCCTGTGGGTTACGGCATCAAGAAACTGCAGATAAACTGTGTGGTGGAGGACGACAAGGTGGGAACAGACTTCCTGGAGGAGGAGATCACCAAGTTCGAGGACTAC GTTCAGAGCGTGGATGTCGCGGCGTTCAACAAgatctaa